In one window of Borrelia anserina Es DNA:
- a CDS encoding phosphoglycerate kinase, giving the protein MSIKTVKDFNFSGKRALVRCDFNVPLKEGNITDDTRIRAALPTIEYLKSQGAKVVLMSHLGRPKGEKNLKYSLMPVAKKLSVLLGQDVKMLSDCIGDEVTTAISCMKNGDVVLLENVRFYKEEEENCDIFAKKLAQNGDVFVNDAFGTAHRAHASTAGLAAYLPAVGGFLMEKEDEFLGKILKNPENPFVSIIGGSKVSSKIAVLESLLSKSDVMVIGGGMAYTFLKVEGYSIGKSLLESEYIDVAASFLKKAKELGVKVILPIDHVVASEFKENSIPEYVDSVDIPDDKIGMDIGEKTLKKIEEALISAKTVIWNGPLGVFEFSAFSKGTAKVAEFMANCSGITVIGGGDSVAAVNKFKLSEKITHVSTGGGASLEYLEGKILPGIKVLEK; this is encoded by the coding sequence ATGTCAATTAAAACAGTAAAGGATTTTAACTTTTCAGGTAAACGTGCTTTAGTAAGATGTGATTTTAATGTTCCCTTAAAAGAAGGGAACATTACTGATGATACTAGAATTAGGGCCGCATTACCTACAATAGAATATCTTAAGTCTCAAGGAGCTAAAGTTGTTCTTATGAGTCATTTGGGTAGGCCAAAAGGAGAGAAAAATCTTAAATATTCTCTTATGCCTGTTGCTAAAAAGTTATCAGTGCTATTGGGACAGGATGTTAAGATGCTCTCTGATTGTATAGGTGATGAGGTAACTACTGCTATTTCTTGCATGAAGAATGGAGATGTTGTTTTACTTGAAAATGTAAGGTTTTATAAAGAGGAAGAAGAAAACTGTGATATTTTTGCAAAGAAATTAGCTCAGAATGGTGATGTTTTTGTAAATGATGCTTTTGGAACTGCTCACAGAGCGCATGCTTCTACAGCGGGGCTTGCAGCTTATTTACCAGCTGTTGGTGGATTTTTAATGGAAAAGGAAGATGAATTTTTGGGTAAAATTTTAAAGAATCCTGAAAATCCATTTGTTTCAATAATTGGTGGTTCAAAAGTTTCTTCAAAAATTGCAGTATTGGAATCTCTTTTGTCAAAATCAGATGTGATGGTAATTGGTGGTGGAATGGCATATACCTTTTTAAAGGTGGAAGGGTATTCTATTGGAAAATCTCTTTTAGAGAGTGAATATATTGATGTGGCTGCATCTTTTTTAAAAAAGGCAAAAGAATTAGGTGTAAAAGTTATTTTGCCTATTGATCATGTGGTAGCAAGTGAGTTTAAGGAAAATTCTATTCCTGAATATGTTGATTCTGTTGATATCCCTGATGATAAGATTGGAATGGATATTGGTGAGAAGACTTTGAAAAAAATTGAGGAAGCTCTCATTAGTGCAAAAACTGTGATTTGGAATGGGCCTCTTGGAGTTTTTGAGTTTAGTGCTTTTTCTAAAGGCACAGCAAAGGTTGCAGAATTTATGGCTAATTGTTCTGGAATTACAGTTATTGGTGGAGGAGATTCAGTAGCTGCTGTAAATAAATTTAAGTTATCTGAGAAGATAACTCATGTTTCTACAGGGGGTGGTGCTTCTCTTGAATATCTTGAGGGAAAAATTTTACCAGGTATAAAAGTGTTGGAGAAATAG
- the gap gene encoding type I glyceraldehyde-3-phosphate dehydrogenase, with the protein MKLAINGFGRIGRNVFKIAFERGIEVVAINDLTDPKTLAHLLKYDSTFGIYNKKVEARDGAIVVDGREIKIIAERNPKNLPWGKLGVDVVIESTGVFSSATSDRGGYLDHVEHAGAKKVILTVPAKDEIKTIVLGVNDHEITSDLKAVSNASCTTNCLAPLAKVLHETFGIEQGLMTTVHAYTNDQKILDLPHSDLRRARAGALSIIPTSTGAAKAVGLVLPELKGKLNGTSMRVPVPTGSIVDLTVQLKKKDVTKEEINSVFRKASQSRELSGILGYTEDPIVSSDIKGNSHSSIVDGLETMVLSDGFVKVLSWYDNEFGYSTRVVDLAQKLVR; encoded by the coding sequence ATGAAGCTAGCTATTAATGGCTTTGGGCGTATAGGTAGAAATGTTTTTAAAATTGCTTTTGAAAGAGGAATTGAAGTTGTTGCGATAAATGACTTAACAGATCCTAAGACGCTTGCTCATCTTTTGAAATATGATTCAACTTTTGGAATATATAACAAAAAAGTCGAGGCAAGAGATGGAGCAATTGTAGTAGATGGAAGGGAAATAAAGATTATTGCTGAGCGTAATCCAAAAAATCTTCCTTGGGGTAAACTTGGAGTTGATGTTGTAATTGAATCGACAGGTGTGTTTTCATCAGCAACAAGTGATAGAGGTGGTTATCTTGATCATGTTGAACATGCTGGTGCTAAGAAGGTAATTTTGACAGTACCTGCTAAGGATGAGATTAAGACAATCGTACTTGGTGTAAATGATCATGAAATTACTTCTGATTTAAAAGCTGTTTCTAATGCTTCATGCACAACAAACTGTCTTGCACCTCTTGCAAAAGTTTTGCATGAAACTTTTGGTATTGAACAAGGACTTATGACTACTGTTCATGCTTATACAAATGATCAAAAAATCCTTGATCTACCACATTCTGATCTTAGACGAGCACGAGCTGGGGCTCTTTCGATTATTCCGACTTCAACAGGTGCTGCTAAGGCTGTGGGACTTGTTTTGCCTGAGCTTAAGGGTAAACTTAATGGTACCTCTATGAGAGTTCCTGTGCCAACAGGTTCTATTGTTGACCTTACAGTTCAGCTTAAGAAAAAGGATGTTACAAAAGAAGAGATCAATTCTGTGTTTAGGAAAGCATCACAATCTAGAGAGCTTAGTGGTATTTTAGGATATACAGAAGATCCAATAGTGTCTTCAGACATTAAGGGAAATTCTCATTCTTCGATAGTTGATGGTCTTGAAACGATGGTGTTATCAGATGGTTTTGTAAAAGTACTTTCATGGTATGATAATGAATTTGGGTATTCTACAAGAGTAGTTGACCTTGCACAAAAGTTAGTTAGATAA
- a CDS encoding tetratricopeptide repeat protein yields MNLKRFLTMLFIFNLNFGSLMGATTTAIEYYQKAQAYYLMQRYYDAIDELLEAVRINPNYYEAYKFIAEIYYLLKIYDQAQFFIEKAYKMSNDDTEYKILYANILLKNNVTVQAKKFYSEVLVKQKNNVDALVGLASIFEKEGLLIAAANYYLSVLEYNQTNYNAFERLMNIYEKLNMNDKAQHLINKVRSNFTSLPDFHKRVAEFSIKTNSLGIAEKYAQNYLMLVKTTYRDFGLVDAYHLLALVYLYQSKYEDATDVLQKAILVDQNSDELYYLLGYSYLKLGKVDKAVLNLERAKSMKKDLEFYDIALEESFFVSNFRSSFRKNSTNVEISKRYENEGLKAFKNLNLERAVFNIRNAIDIYPDNDSARFLLAKIYKFMKLDVMAYEELYYLVEQRKVTDTKILDLYDVVAFDIRRSLFFRYGYKTIGDLNKLYDDQTVYRVGIFTQNENKVFGANDLILKYAERILDRNLNIEVVNYRFDYNKDKDYLVSNFSEEFSYARNNNLDLFLMFNLDVDVFKNLANLRVDIFSGKTGIKVKTFDYNSGGVLYLSDILSSFSRDFNDYLPKKGEILQIKKDDVLINLGYINDVKKGDIFLVLKEGALNYNSDSSSFISYSKSDILGEILIEEIGDYISRGVLKASALLRDYIQEGYTVFIKK; encoded by the coding sequence ATGAATTTAAAGAGATTTTTGACAATGCTTTTTATTTTTAATTTAAATTTTGGGAGTTTGATGGGCGCCACTACAACTGCAATCGAGTATTATCAAAAGGCACAAGCATATTATCTTATGCAAAGGTATTATGATGCTATTGACGAGCTTCTTGAAGCTGTTAGGATTAATCCTAATTATTATGAGGCATATAAGTTTATTGCAGAAATTTATTATCTATTAAAGATATATGATCAAGCTCAGTTTTTTATAGAGAAAGCGTATAAAATGTCAAATGATGATACTGAGTATAAAATTCTTTATGCAAATATATTGCTTAAAAATAATGTAACAGTACAGGCTAAGAAATTTTATTCGGAAGTTTTAGTTAAGCAAAAAAACAATGTTGATGCTTTAGTGGGGCTTGCTTCAATCTTTGAGAAAGAAGGTTTACTTATTGCAGCTGCCAATTATTATCTATCTGTTCTTGAGTATAATCAGACAAATTATAATGCATTTGAGCGTCTTATGAACATTTATGAAAAATTGAATATGAATGATAAGGCTCAACATTTAATAAACAAAGTGAGAAGTAACTTTACTTCTTTGCCAGATTTTCATAAACGGGTAGCAGAATTTTCTATTAAGACGAATAGTTTGGGAATTGCTGAGAAATATGCTCAAAATTATTTAATGTTAGTGAAAACTACTTATAGAGATTTTGGACTTGTTGATGCTTACCATTTACTTGCTCTTGTATATTTATATCAGTCTAAATATGAGGATGCGACTGATGTTCTTCAAAAGGCAATACTTGTTGATCAAAATTCCGATGAACTTTATTACTTGCTTGGATATTCTTATTTGAAACTTGGAAAAGTTGATAAAGCCGTTTTAAACTTGGAAAGAGCTAAAAGTATGAAAAAGGATTTAGAATTTTATGATATAGCTCTTGAGGAGAGTTTTTTCGTATCTAATTTTAGGAGTTCATTTCGAAAGAATAGTACTAATGTAGAAATTTCTAAAAGGTATGAAAACGAAGGCCTTAAGGCTTTTAAAAATTTAAACTTAGAAAGAGCAGTATTTAATATAAGGAATGCTATTGATATTTATCCCGATAATGATAGTGCTAGGTTTTTACTTGCTAAAATTTACAAGTTTATGAAGTTGGATGTGATGGCTTATGAAGAGTTGTATTATTTGGTAGAGCAGAGGAAGGTTACAGATACTAAAATTTTGGATTTGTATGATGTGGTTGCATTTGATATTAGGCGTTCTTTATTTTTTAGGTATGGTTATAAGACTATTGGAGATTTAAATAAGCTTTATGATGATCAAACAGTTTATAGAGTAGGTATTTTTACTCAAAATGAAAATAAAGTTTTTGGTGCAAATGATTTAATTTTGAAATATGCTGAGAGGATACTTGATCGTAATTTAAATATAGAAGTAGTTAATTATAGATTTGATTATAATAAGGATAAAGATTATTTGGTAAGTAATTTTTCTGAAGAATTCTCTTATGCAAGAAATAATAATCTTGATTTATTTTTAATGTTCAATCTTGATGTAGATGTTTTTAAAAATTTGGCTAATTTAAGGGTAGATATTTTTTCAGGTAAAACGGGAATTAAAGTTAAGACTTTTGACTATAATTCGGGAGGAGTGCTATATCTAAGTGATATTTTAAGTTCCTTTTCTAGAGATTTTAATGATTATTTGCCTAAAAAGGGGGAAATTCTTCAAATTAAGAAAGATGATGTTCTCATTAACCTTGGTTATATAAATGATGTAAAAAAGGGAGATATATTTTTAGTTCTCAAAGAGGGAGCTTTGAATTATAATAGTGATAGTTCCAGTTTTATTAGTTATAGTAAGTCAGATATTCTTGGTGAAATTCTGATTGAAGAGATTGGTGATTACATTTCCAGGGGAGTTTTAAAAGCATCTGCACTTTTAAGAGATTATATTCAGGAAGGATATACTGTTTTTATAAAAAAATAG
- a CDS encoding hemolysin family protein: MFKFLNFKNKRIKDIEYKNIEEKSKFETSLLKNFNSLKETIVKEIMIPRISVVFVDYSGSKDEILKVVTSSNHSRFPVYRETIDDIIGIIHTKDILLHMCKKDFYEIDLRDIMRKVMFVPESKKIDSLLKEFQENHVHIAIVVDEYGGVSGLVTLEDILEEIVGDIQDEFDNELDEIEPLDDGGYLCTARVLIEDLNEKLGLSLPDGDFDTLGGFVYDLFGRIPLKNEKIEYNNLIFTIKNMHQRNIKVIKISQKEDL, translated from the coding sequence ATGTTCAAATTTTTGAATTTTAAAAATAAGAGGATAAAGGATATTGAGTATAAAAATATTGAGGAAAAATCAAAATTTGAAACATCTTTGCTTAAGAATTTCAATTCTCTTAAAGAAACAATTGTTAAAGAAATTATGATTCCAAGAATAAGTGTGGTTTTTGTTGATTATTCTGGAAGTAAAGATGAAATTTTAAAGGTTGTAACATCTAGCAATCATTCACGATTTCCCGTTTATAGAGAGACAATAGATGATATTATTGGGATAATTCATACGAAAGATATACTTTTGCATATGTGTAAGAAAGATTTTTATGAAATAGATTTAAGAGATATTATGCGAAAGGTTATGTTCGTTCCTGAGAGTAAAAAGATTGATTCACTTTTAAAGGAATTTCAAGAAAATCATGTTCATATTGCTATTGTAGTTGATGAATATGGGGGGGTTTCAGGTCTTGTTACACTTGAAGATATCCTTGAAGAGATTGTAGGAGATATTCAAGATGAGTTTGATAATGAACTTGATGAAATAGAACCTCTTGATGATGGAGGTTATCTTTGTACTGCTAGGGTTTTAATTGAAGATTTAAATGAAAAGCTTGGGTTGAGTCTTCCAGATGGGGATTTTGATACTCTTGGAGGATTTGTTTACGATTTATTTGGAAGAATTCCTTTGAAAAATGAGAAGATAGAATATAATAATTTAATATTTACCATTAAAAATATGCATCAAAGGAACATTAAAGTAATAAAAATTTCCCAGAAGGAAGATTTATGA
- the ybeY gene encoding rRNA maturation RNase YbeY, which translates to MLKEELNLWAEDIEFEHWDSYRDFILSVLSFLCIEEYELSVILCNNEYIQNLNCEFRQKAEPTDVLSFNYLEENGQINHKIQGDLIISLEYLKFSSLEFNVEMYDELQRNTIHGILHLIGYNHETNDFQSEEMLIVQERVLRETKRIF; encoded by the coding sequence TTGTTAAAAGAAGAGTTAAACTTATGGGCAGAGGATATTGAATTTGAACATTGGGATTCTTATCGTGATTTTATTTTATCTGTTCTAAGTTTTCTTTGTATCGAAGAATATGAGCTTTCTGTTATCCTATGTAACAATGAATACATCCAAAATTTGAATTGTGAATTTAGACAAAAAGCTGAGCCTACTGATGTTCTTTCTTTTAATTATCTTGAAGAAAATGGACAAATAAATCATAAAATACAAGGTGATCTTATAATATCTCTTGAATACTTAAAGTTTAGCTCTTTGGAATTTAATGTTGAAATGTATGATGAGCTTCAAAGAAATACTATACATGGTATTTTACATTTAATAGGGTATAATCATGAGACAAATGATTTTCAAAGTGAGGAGATGTTAATTGTTCAAGAAAGAGTTTTAAGAGAAACTAAAAGGATATTTTAA
- the trxA gene encoding thioredoxin, whose protein sequence is MAISLTKQEFIDKVFDYENNKKWDFRGKKPAIIDFYADWCGPCKMLAPIYDELSKKYGDKIDFYKVDTDKEQEVSIALGVRSLPTIIFIPVEGKPKISVGFIQQDSFEDAIKDLFKV, encoded by the coding sequence ATGGCAATTAGTTTGACTAAACAGGAATTTATTGATAAGGTTTTTGATTATGAGAATAATAAGAAGTGGGATTTTAGGGGTAAAAAGCCTGCGATAATTGATTTTTATGCTGATTGGTGTGGTCCATGTAAGATGCTTGCTCCGATTTATGATGAACTTTCAAAAAAATATGGAGATAAGATTGATTTTTATAAAGTTGATACTGATAAGGAACAAGAGGTTTCTATAGCACTTGGTGTACGGAGTCTTCCTACTATTATTTTTATTCCTGTTGAAGGAAAGCCAAAGATTTCTGTTGGTTTTATTCAACAGGACTCTTTTGAAGATGCAATTAAAGATTTGTTTAAAGTTTAG
- a CDS encoding 16S rRNA (uracil(1498)-N(3))-methyltransferase, giving the protein MNLILIKPDEFENGIMLNDSRTKHITEILKLKNNETFKFGILGKENIYSCVYKKDIKLFFKENHKIAKSNKLQKLKVIIGLVRPIAAKRIISHLGSIGISELIFFNALLSEKSYSCSKLFKEKEYEKYLIEGAMQGGITYIPKVNIFNNITEVLNNIEYNSSNTTKILLDIKSTNKLVDLNIQTKNTVVIIGPERGFITKEINLIKKFNFNAYNISSNILRTETATIVASTIITSKMNSK; this is encoded by the coding sequence ATGAACCTAATATTAATAAAACCAGATGAATTTGAAAATGGAATCATGCTCAATGATTCAAGAACAAAACACATTACTGAAATATTAAAACTTAAAAATAATGAAACATTTAAATTTGGTATTCTTGGGAAAGAAAACATTTACTCATGCGTATACAAAAAAGATATAAAACTTTTTTTCAAAGAAAATCATAAAATAGCAAAGTCAAACAAGTTACAAAAATTAAAAGTAATAATCGGTTTAGTGCGCCCAATTGCAGCAAAAAGAATAATCTCACACCTTGGAAGCATAGGAATATCTGAACTTATCTTTTTTAATGCCCTACTTAGCGAAAAATCCTATTCGTGTTCCAAGCTCTTTAAAGAAAAAGAATATGAAAAATACCTAATAGAAGGTGCTATGCAAGGCGGAATTACTTACATACCAAAAGTAAACATCTTTAATAATATAACAGAAGTACTAAACAATATAGAATACAATAGCTCTAATACCACAAAAATATTACTTGATATAAAAAGCACAAACAAATTAGTCGACTTAAATATACAAACAAAAAATACTGTTGTTATTATCGGACCAGAGAGAGGTTTCATAACAAAAGAAATAAACTTAATCAAGAAATTTAACTTTAATGCCTATAATATCTCATCAAATATCTTAAGAACAGAAACAGCCACAATCGTAGCATCCACTATTATCACATCTAAAATGAATAGTAAATAA
- a CDS encoding PASTA domain-containing protein — translation MYGHNENFDGKVLILPKHVTKGLVLTIFGSLVISCAIFFIFLESNDIVVVPNLSGFYLEDAIAELQNKELIPYVELKFSSTSLDKGKVIDQNPKSGTVLRLDSKVKLFVSKGAVINKVDNFIGKNVDDVMVNLEANSINNNRMLYHLLKPIEVESMLPKGIIIRQEPSPGTKITSLIDLQFLVSKGQGEVPIKYVKNYVGLYYKDAIISLLNDEIDFDINLSTGSDFGSVVFQSLSPGTKLESVDKLIITINEPRISDAGVFGILTYKLGMYPSSVDMMVKVKSSSGSSSLLYSFKSKGGIVKLPYEALKGSIIELYIYDKLVNQTVIN, via the coding sequence TTGTATGGACATAATGAAAATTTTGATGGCAAGGTTCTCATTTTGCCTAAACATGTGACTAAAGGTTTAGTACTGACTATTTTTGGTTCTTTAGTTATTTCGTGTGCGATATTTTTTATATTCTTAGAAAGTAATGATATTGTTGTTGTTCCAAATCTTAGTGGATTTTATCTTGAGGATGCAATTGCTGAGCTTCAAAATAAAGAACTTATTCCTTATGTTGAGCTTAAATTTTCATCAACTTCTCTTGATAAAGGGAAAGTAATAGATCAAAATCCTAAGTCAGGTACTGTTTTAAGACTTGATAGTAAGGTTAAGCTTTTTGTTAGTAAAGGAGCTGTGATCAATAAGGTTGACAATTTTATTGGGAAGAATGTTGATGATGTGATGGTTAATTTAGAAGCCAATTCAATTAACAATAATAGAATGCTTTATCATTTGTTAAAACCCATTGAAGTTGAGAGTATGCTTCCAAAGGGTATAATAATCCGTCAAGAACCATCTCCAGGGACTAAGATTACAAGCTTAATAGATCTTCAGTTTTTAGTAAGCAAGGGTCAAGGAGAGGTTCCTATTAAGTATGTAAAAAATTATGTTGGGCTTTATTATAAAGATGCGATTATTTCTCTTTTAAATGATGAGATTGATTTTGATATAAATTTGTCAACTGGTAGTGATTTTGGGAGTGTTGTTTTTCAGTCTTTGTCTCCCGGTACTAAACTAGAAAGTGTAGATAAATTAATAATTACTATTAATGAACCAAGAATAAGTGATGCAGGTGTTTTTGGAATTTTGACTTATAAATTAGGTATGTATCCATCTAGTGTAGATATGATGGTTAAAGTGAAGAGTTCTAGTGGTAGTAGTTCTTTGCTTTATTCTTTTAAATCTAAGGGTGGAATTGTTAAATTGCCTTATGAGGCATTAAAAGGTTCGATAATTGAGCTTTATATTTATGATAAGCTTGTAAATCAAACAGTGATAAATTGA
- the fmt gene encoding methionyl-tRNA formyltransferase: MKIFFASSDSIALEVLRKVAEQYNVVGVLTAPDKPSGRGLLLRANDIKVYAMNRNITVLDPVSLNADVIAMVKGLNPDLMLVFSYGKIFKQEFLDIFPMGCVNVHPSLLPKYRGPSPIQTAILNGDVVSGITVQKMGLEMDSGNILAQSQFAIRSYNTSSDIFKYVSLNSFNLVLEALSKLSKGNIGIAQDLSQVTYCSFLNKQYRILDFSLSAFEIKNRINACNPWPLARAKLDGVEIIFHRADFINSNDYRDQAIGKIVSFEPDRGILVNTGDGILLLLELQRAGRKVMDYKSFYNGNRDLIGKIFS; encoded by the coding sequence CTGACTGCTCCTGATAAGCCTAGTGGTCGTGGTCTCTTGTTAAGAGCCAATGACATTAAGGTTTATGCTATGAATAGAAATATTACTGTTCTAGATCCTGTTTCACTTAATGCTGATGTAATAGCAATGGTTAAGGGATTAAATCCTGATCTTATGTTGGTTTTTTCTTATGGAAAGATATTTAAGCAAGAATTTTTGGATATTTTTCCGATGGGTTGTGTTAATGTACATCCCTCTCTTTTACCAAAATATAGGGGACCTTCTCCTATTCAAACTGCCATTTTAAATGGTGATGTTGTTAGTGGGATTACTGTTCAAAAAATGGGCTTAGAGATGGATAGTGGCAACATCTTAGCACAAAGTCAGTTTGCAATAAGGAGTTATAATACAAGTTCTGATATTTTTAAATATGTTTCTTTAAATAGTTTTAATCTTGTTTTAGAAGCTTTAAGTAAGTTAAGTAAAGGAAATATTGGAATTGCTCAGGATTTGAGTCAGGTCACATATTGTTCTTTTTTAAATAAGCAATATAGGATCCTTGATTTTAGTTTGAGTGCTTTTGAGATTAAGAATAGGATTAATGCGTGCAATCCGTGGCCATTGGCAAGAGCTAAGCTTGATGGAGTTGAAATTATTTTTCATAGAGCTGATTTTATAAATAGTAATGATTATAGAGATCAAGCGATAGGCAAGATTGTTTCTTTTGAGCCTGATAGGGGTATTTTAGTAAATACGGGAGATGGAATTTTATTGCTCTTAGAACTTCAAAGGGCTGGTAGAAAGGTTATGGATTATAAATCTTTTTATAATGGAAATAGAGATTTGATAGGTAAAATTTTTTCTTAA